The DNA segment GCCGCCCTCCATCGTCCGGGTCATCGGCCCGCGGGCGTCGAGAACTGCCGGGGACTCGCTGGCGGGTCGGAGGCACAACTGCAGGAGCCTGTCGTCCGGCCAGGGTCCGAAGGCACGCGAGAGCGTTATTGCCGCGCTGTTCGCGTCTCCCAGTTCGGTGAAGCCGACGAACAGCACGCGTGGATAGGCTTCAGTTCCGATCGAGGGCGGCAAGGTCCGACTCCACCATCAACCGCGCCAACTCGGGAACGAAGGTCCGTGCTGTCCAGCCGAGTCCGTCGTGCGCTTTGGTCGGATCCCCGACAAGTTCGTCCACCTCCGTCGGCCGCAGGTACCGCTCATCGAGTCGGACGTGCCTCTCCCAGTCCAAGCCCAGGTGCCCGAACGCGAACCCCAGGAAGTCCCGGACGGAGTAGGACGTCCCAGTGGCGATGACGTAGTCGCCGGGATCATCCGCCTGCAGCATCAGCCACATCGCCTCCACGTACTCCTTGGCGTACCCCCAGTCCCGCTTGGCATCGAGGTTGCCCAGGTACAGGTGCTCTTGAAGTCCGGCCGCGATCCGGGCCGCGGCCATCGAGATCTTGCGGCTGACGAAGGTCTCACCCCGCCGCGGAGATTCGTGGTTGAACAAGATGCCGTTGACTGCGAAGATCCCGTAGGCCTCCCGGTAGTTCCGAGCCATCCAGTAGGCGTACACCTTGGCCGCGGCATACGGGCTGCGCGGTCTCAGGGGGCTGGTCTCCGACTGTGGCGGAGAGGTGCTGCCGAACATCTCCGAACTGCTCGCCTGGTAGAAGCGAGCCGGGATCTCCGTGGCTCGCAGCGCTTCCAGGATCCGTATCGTCCCCAAGCCGGTGACGTCTCCGGTGTACTCGGGCTCGTCGAAAGACACACGCACATGAGACTGAGCCGCGAGGTGGTAGACCTCGTCCGGTGCCACTTTCTCGAGCAGTGTGGTCAGGCGCGAAGAGTCGGTGAGGTCGCCGTAGTGCAGGAACAACCGGGCGCTGGGATCATGTGGGTCTTGGTACAGGTGGTCGATCCTGTGCGTGTTGAAAGTCGAGGCGCGCCGGATCAGCCCGTGCACGGCGTACCCCCTGGCGAGCAGCAACTCGGCCAGGTACGACCCGTCCTGGCCAGTGATCCCGGTGATGAACGCCGTCTTCATTGCGGCCACGTTATCGTCAGTCCTTGAGCGGCGTAGTGATGAAGGGGGCGCTGAGAGGACACGGGTCTGATCATGGGCTAGAACGCTGGGCGGGCTCCCGACCAGGTGGCGGTGATTCTTCGCGCGCGGGGCGCTCGTCAGGGCTGACATGATCTTTGCTTCAGCGTGCCACAGCGTGGGGGGCGCGACGACGACGTGAAGGGGGTCAGGGGTGAACGGAATCTCGTTTCATCGCTGGCTTCCGGCCTTCCTCATCGGTGCGGGGGTGGTAACCGCGGGCTTGCTGTTGATCCCGTCGCGCACGCTCGACGGTCGGTTCCCTTGGTACAGAGCGCAGAGCGGGGACGCCGGACGCTACCTCCTCATGGTGGATGGATTCTCGCAGCCGTATCCATGGGGCGGACGGTGGTTGGTCCCCCAGATCGCCTCTCTGTTGCCGTGGGATTCAGTGGTGGCCCTGTGGCTCGCAAATGTTGCCTTCATCGGCGTCTTCGCCGTGCTGGTGTCGGCGGCGGCGCTCGCTTTCACCAGTCGGATCACACCGGT comes from the Micrococcales bacterium genome and includes:
- the gmd gene encoding GDP-mannose 4,6-dehydratase codes for the protein MKTAFITGITGQDGSYLAELLLARGYAVHGLIRRASTFNTHRIDHLYQDPHDPSARLFLHYGDLTDSSRLTTLLEKVAPDEVYHLAAQSHVRVSFDEPEYTGDVTGLGTIRILEALRATEIPARFYQASSSEMFGSTSPPQSETSPLRPRSPYAAAKVYAYWMARNYREAYGIFAVNGILFNHESPRRGETFVSRKISMAAARIAAGLQEHLYLGNLDAKRDWGYAKEYVEAMWLMLQADDPGDYVIATGTSYSVRDFLGFAFGHLGLDWERHVRLDERYLRPTEVDELVGDPTKAHDGLGWTARTFVPELARLMVESDLAALDRN